DNA from Solidesulfovibrio fructosivorans JJ]:
GTCACATCCGGCCACCCGAGCGCCACCACGGCATGCACGGCTTCCCCGGTCGGCAACCCCGCCGCCGCCCGGACCCTCTTGTCGTGACGTATGGCCTCGACCGCATAGCCGATGAGGCAGGAGCCAAGGCCCATGGCATGCCCGGCCAGCAGCATATTCTGGGCGGCCAGCAGCGCATCCTCGGTCGGACAGCTCGCCCCCGGCACCGACCCGATGACGATGGCCGCCGTGGCCCCGTGAAAAAGCAGATCCGTCCGGTCCCGGTCCCATTTGACCAGCGCCGCGGCCACGGAAGGATAATGCTCGCGAAAGTAGTTTTCAAGCTCCGGCCGGCCGATCAGAGCGTAGCCCTTGCGCACGACGGGGTTGGCGGCAAGCTTGTTTATGCGCCGGAAAAAGCCGGCCACGGCCTCGCCAAGGCGCATGACCGCCGCCCGCGACGTCAGCACCGTAAACGTCCAGGCCTGGGAATTGGTGCCCGACGGAGCGGTCACGGCCGCGCGCACGAGGTCCTCGAGCATGGGGCCGGGCACGGGATCGGACGTGTAGCACCGGCAGGAGCGCCTGGAGCGCATGAGGTCCACCAGTTCGGCCGGGGAAAATTCGCCGGGCGCGACGACCTTGCCCGGGGCGTCGATGGTGGCGAAGGCGGCCGTCCAGTTTTCCCCGGCCGAAACGGTCACGGCCTCGGCCGGACACAGGGCCGCGCAATGCCCGCAGCCGATGCAGCCCTCGGCGACGACCGAGGCCTTCCGCCCGTCGAAACCCAAAACGCCCGAAGGGCACACCGCGGCGCAAGCGCCGCAGCCCAGACATGCCTCGGCATCGATCCGGGGAACGCAGTTTTTCATGAAAGCTCCATCAGCCGCTTTTCTCGCGCGGCCCCCGCCGTGTTATCGACCCGCCCGCGTCACGGCCGCCGTTTCCACCCGGGCCAGACGCCTTGCCCCCACGAACCAGCGCGCATAGTCCGTTCCGGGCAGCCGGTCCACGCCGACGCCGCCCCGGCGGGGACTGGAGTGGAGCATGCGCCCGCCGCCGAGGTAAATGCCCACGTGACTTATGCCCGCGCTTCGATCCGGGGCGAAAAAGAGCAGGTCCCCGGCCTCGAGTTCGCCCGGCGCGACAGGCTT
Protein-coding regions in this window:
- a CDS encoding nitroreductase family protein; translated protein: MKNCVPRIDAEACLGCGACAAVCPSGVLGFDGRKASVVAEGCIGCGHCAALCPAEAVTVSAGENWTAAFATIDAPGKVVAPGEFSPAELVDLMRSRRSCRCYTSDPVPGPMLEDLVRAAVTAPSGTNSQAWTFTVLTSRAAVMRLGEAVAGFFRRINKLAANPVVRKGYALIGRPELENYFREHYPSVAAALVKWDRDRTDLLFHGATAAIVIGSVPGASCPTEDALLAAQNMLLAGHAMGLGSCLIGYAVEAIRHDKRVRAAAGLPTGEAVHAVVALGWPDVTFLRHTFRRRPIVRYQTA